The Coccidioides posadasii str. Silveira chromosome 2, complete sequence genomic interval TCCAACGAAAGGGCGACATCTTCACCTGCAAGCGAGTCGATCTTTGAGCCAAGCTTGAAATCTTTTGCTTTGTTCGTTTTACCGCGTTTGCACTGTGTTCTTCGCTCCTCTTCTCGGAGATCCTAAATCGCTTTGCTGCTGTGGCCTTCAGGCTTCCCCTGGCTGGAGCCATTGCAACGCCAATCCCGCGGTCGATCCATTCGTCACCCTTCCCCGAAACTTGGCATCGGTGGTGATGCTCATGCTGTTCTCGGTGATACTCTCGGAAATATGTCAGTGTTGAGTTCCGCGTGAAGCCTAACTGGACCTGCAAAGTCCGGATAGAGCGAACGGCCAACTCGGTCGTACTAAACCGCCATAATGTCGACAACTATGCGAGGATTGGTCCAATTCATAGCCGATCTGCGGAACGCTCGAGCTCGTGAACTGGAGGAGAAGCGGATCAATAAGGAGTTGGCTAACATCAGGCAAAAGTTCAAGGATGGAAACTTGAATGGgtatcagaagaagaaatatgTCTGCAAGCTCCTCTATATCTACATCCAGGGATACGATATCGATTTTGGGCATTTAGAGGCTGTTAACCTGGTATCGGCCTCTAAATACTCGGAGAAACAGATTGGATACCTGGCCGTGACGCTCTTTCTCCACGAACAACATGAACTTTTGCATTTAGTTGTCAATAGTATTCGGAAAGACTTACTCGATCATAATGAGCTAAACAATTGTCTGGCTCTCCATGCAGTTGCCAATGTGGGTGGCAGGGAGATGGGCGAGGCGTTAAGTGCCGACGTCCATCGGTTATTGATCTCTCCGTAAGCTCTATGGTCGCCTCGCGTGAGCCTTTGGCTAATATGGCGTTATAGGACATCTAAAGCGTTcgtgaagaagaaggctgCTCTTACCTTATTACGCCTCTACCGCAAGTACCCGGGCATCGTGCAGCAGGAGTGGGCAGAGCGCATCGTTTCTCTCATGGATGACCCTGATATAGGTGTTACCCTTTCCGTCACGTCCCTCGTAATGGCGCTTGTTCAAGACAGCCCCGAACAGTACAAAGGGAGCTACGTGAAAGCTGCGCAAAGGTTAAAAAGAATCGTGGTTGATAAGGATATCCCGGCCGactatatttattataaagtacCTTGCCCATGGATACAAGTGAAATTGCTGCGTCTGCTCCAATATTATCCCCCATCGGGTACGTGAAATACCTCCTGGGCTTACTTATGGCATCTCTAATTGGATtactacaacagaagatacaCACGTCCGCGGCCTCATCAGACAGTCCCTTCAAGAAATCATGAATCTTGCTGTGGATATTCCAAAGAATGTACAGCAGAACAACGCGCAGAATGCAGTTCTTTTCGAAGCAATCAACCTCCTTATTCATCTCGAGAGCGAACAGGCACTTATGATGCAGATTTCAACTCGACTTGGTAAATTCATCCAGTCTCGAGAAACCAATGTGCGATATCTGGGGTTGGAAGCAATGACGCATTTCGCCGCCAGAGCGGAGACTTTGGATCCCATAAAAAAGCATCAGAACATCATCATCGGTTCTCTGCGGGACCGTGATATCAGTGTAAGACGAAAGGGGCTGGACTTATTGTACAGCATGTGTGATACGACTAACGCACGACCTATCGTGAATGAGCTCCTTAAATATCTCCAAACCGCCGACTATGCCATTCGAGAAGAGATGGTGCTTAAGATAGCTATATTGACAGAAAGATATGCCACAGACGCCCAGTGGTATGTTGATATCTCACTTAAGTTGCTCCATGTTGCAGGTGACCATGTCAGCGATGAGGTCTGGCAACGAGTCATCCAAGTCGTTACCAATAACGAAGAGCTTCAGGCATATGCTGCGCAGCATATCTTGGGATATACCAAAGGCGATTGTCACGACAGCCTAGTGAAGATCGGGGCCTATATTTTGGGCGAATTTGGTCACTTGATCGCCGATAACAAAGGCTGTTCTCCCATAGAACAGTTTCTGGCTCTTTATTCCAAAATGGCATACTCCTCAGACCACACTCGAGCCTTCATATTGTCATGCTTCGTCAAGTTTGTCAATCTATTCCCAGAGATTAAGCCTCAGCTGTTACAAGTATTCCGTGCCTACTCACATTCTCCGGACTCCGAATTGCAGCAGCGTGCTTATGAATATCTCCAACTTGCCCTATTGCCAACCGATGATCTTCTGCGTACGGTCTGTGACGAAATGCCACCTTTTTCGGAGAGAATATCAGTGCTTCTATCCCGATTGCATCAAAAGAGTGCTGGAACCAGCGATAAGCGTACTTGGGTAGTCGGTGGAAAGGATGCCAATGCAGACGAAAAGGAATTTATGTTGACTCAGAAGTCGGGCTTAAAGCGTTCCTTCACAACTCCGGCCAACGGCATATCTGGGACCAATGGAGCATCGAAAACAGGTGCCTCAAGCGACTTATTGGGTTTGGACTTAGCAGCCTCAGACGCAACTGCGCCAAATTTGGCAAGCGCTGCACATCTTTCACCAGATTGGGATATCGGATTCAACAGACTCTTTTTTGTCGATGAGGGAGTCCTGTTTGAAGACGCCCAGATTCAAGTTGGCTTGCGGTCGGAATATCGCGGCCATCTTGGTGTCTGTAAACTGTACTTTACCAACAAGTCTTCGTTTTCTATTGGGTCTTTCACAACAACCCTCGATAACCCTTCTCCTACCGGTTTAAAGGTGGACACCAAGAGCTTACCGGAGCCGGATGTTTTTCCTGCAAGTCAAACCCAGCAGACTGTATGCTTTGAATGTCTTGGCCCCTTTACCAAGGCACCGACAATTCGAATATCATACTTGGCTGGTGCACTTCAAGCATACACTCTTCAACTACCTGTTCTCATGCACAGGTACATGGATGCATCCGGGTTAGCCTCCGACGACTTCTTCAAACGCTGGAGGCAGATCGGAGGGGGCCCGCTTGAGTCGCAATCAACGTTTGGACTGGTCAACATTAAGAATCGAACGATAAATGAAGCATCGACCCGTCGGATCGTGGAAGGATTTAAGTGGAAGATATTACCCGGAGTCGACCCAAATCCAAAGAACATTGTTGGATGTGCTGTTTATCAGGCTGAGAGCCGAAAGACAGGATGTTTGATGAGGCTGGAGCCCAACTACGAGAAAATGGTAGGCCTGCGCCGCGACATATATGTCATTTTTTGACCTTTACTGACACCGAAGCAGATGTATCGGATAACCATTCGAGCCACACAGGAAGACGTGCCACCGGCACTGGTGAAATTAATGGAAGAAAGACTAGCGCAAGGAGTATCAAATGATGATATGTATAGATAACATCTCGAATAGTAGGATTGTCAAACGCACCGACTATCCCGGATGACATCAGCGGCATTTCAAGGCATGGCAAGGCATCGCGCGTTCACTTTGTTCACCGTCCTTTGGGATAAGGATAATATACATTGTATATAATGCTTTTAATTAATTTGGTCTTTGAGCGTACGGGTATCGACAGTCCCTTCAATtatcctctttctttttcttccttttttttttctttttttttccctgatTATAGAATGTGGCAGTTCAGGGAACCACTTTTGCTTCTCCTTTTGGAGGACGAGCTCCGAAAATCGTGCTCCCCACTCTAACCTCATTGCTCCCCATGGCAATAGCACCCTCAAAGTCTTCACTCATACCCATGCTCAACTCCAGCTTCTCCTCCCCTTCCAATCCCAATTCTTGGCAAATTCTATCCCTTGTCTCTCTCAAACAGTCAAAATCTTCATTCTGAGTCTCCGGGGTTGTTGCCTTGGACCGCGCAATGGCCCCGATAGTCATT includes:
- a CDS encoding uncharacterized protein (BUSCO:63635at4751~EggNog:ENOG410PF9E~COG:U~BUSCO:1234at33183) is translated as MSTTMRGLVQFIADLRNARARELEEKRINKELANIRQKFKDGNLNGYQKKKYVCKLLYIYIQGYDIDFGHLEAVNLVSASKYSEKQIGYLAVTLFLHEQHELLHLVVNSIRKDLLDHNELNNCLALHAVANVGGREMGEALSADVHRLLISPTSKAFVKKKAALTLLRLYRKYPGIVQQEWAERIVSLMDDPDIGVTLSVTSLVMALVQDSPEQYKGSYVKAAQRLKRIVVDKDIPADYIYYKVPCPWIQVKLLRLLQYYPPSEDTHVRGLIRQSLQEIMNLAVDIPKNVQQNNAQNAVLFEAINLLIHLESEQALMMQISTRLGKFIQSRETNVRYLGLEAMTHFAARAETLDPIKKHQNIIIGSLRDRDISVRRKGLDLLYSMCDTTNARPIVNELLKYLQTADYAIREEMVLKIAILTERYATDAQWYVDISLKLLHVAGDHVSDEVWQRVIQVVTNNEELQAYAAQHILGYTKGDCHDSLVKIGAYILGEFGHLIADNKGCSPIEQFLALYSKMAYSSDHTRAFILSCFVKFVNLFPEIKPQLLQVFRAYSHSPDSELQQRAYEYLQLALLPTDDLLRTVCDEMPPFSERISVLLSRLHQKSAGTSDKRTWVVGGKDANADEKEFMLTQKSGLKRSFTTPANGISGTNGASKTGASSDLLGLDLAASDATAPNLASAAHLSPDWDIGFNRLFFVDEGVLFEDAQIQVGLRSEYRGHLGVCKLYFTNKSSFSIGSFTTTLDNPSPTGLKVDTKSLPEPDVFPASQTQQTVCFECLGPFTKAPTIRISYLAGALQAYTLQLPVLMHRYMDASGLASDDFFKRWRQIGGGPLESQSTFGLVNIKNRTINEASTRRIVEGFKWKILPGVDPNPKNIVGCAVYQAESRKTGCLMRLEPNYEKMMYRITIRATQEDVPPALVKLMEERLAQGVSNDDMYR